The window GTTAATATTAGTAAATGTCTCCCAGGGAAACCACAAGCTTTTCTTAGATGTCAACAACATCTCAGCATATTCTTTTTAATATGTAATCACTCCCCCTTGAACTGGtagagtttatttaaattggttggtGTCCAGCCATCAAACTAGCTCAAAGACTTAGCTAAATAAGGAATTGTAAACTCCCTATTTAGGAGTTTATTGTAAGAAAAcctaaaatctatattttttaaaaatattgctttattatttCCACAAATATGTTCTTGCTTTTCTTTAGTTGTATCcactctatttatttattaggtaCACTTAGTTAGTACCGGGTTGGACCTGGTCTTTAGTGATCTTGTGCAAATTGTAGCCTCAGTTCTCTGTTTTAGGTGAAAGGAGTGGCATCCTGTGTGGTTTCCTGCAGCAGTAACCCATCTGCTTCAGGGTTCTATGTTTGCCTTTCTATAATCTCAAACTAGTCTCCGTGTTCTTCTTTAACCTTTCACATcaaagaggtttttatttttatagctcatttgttattttctctttttcaggcTATTCTCTCTCATACCAATCACACAAATGGGAGTGAAAACCACAGAAGACCAGTAATTTGATTCTTTCAGGACCAACAACCATGCTGTGTTCAAAGTAACTTAAATTTGATCCCTTTTCTTTCCCATTCTGATGCTAAATTTCAACTTCACCACGTCCAGATGCCTTTGTGCATTGAGTGGCTGCCATTTGATTAGCTTATTCACTATTTTGGTTTGACAATTGAGGAGCTTTACCTAAAAAGCTTCATACAGGTGAGCGTAGACTTTGTGCTGATAGTTGCAGATCAGCCTGTTTCGCTGCCTGGATTTCTGCCCTGCATATTTTGCTGCTATAAATTCATATGCTGAGTTAAGATCCTCCACCATGGACAGATCTTGAGGGTTGTTCCTGCTACCTACTTCCAACTGTTAACAGCAAAAGCTAGGTGATGATGTGGAGCgaatatttctttttccatttgtaCCGTTGCCGTGGCTTTGTTAAGAGTATAAGCATGCCATTGTCAGAAAAGGGAAATGGGAGGGTTCCGAGTCACAACCTGATGTCGTGATTGTCAATAGGACATGTTGGTCCGGGAGACCAGGAATCTGACACCACCTTCTCACAAATACTGCCACTTGGAGTGGCGTCTCACCCTGAGTGATGGCCTACAAGACTCCAGGCTCTGACACCTCTTTATCAATATGGCATGGAAGCGGACCGAGAGTGGCCCGCCAGGCATGTGGCTGTGGAAGGATGGGGATTAAGGTTGTTAGATGGAAGCGATGCGATAACCTGACATTGACATGGTGTGCACGAAACAGGAAActgaatatgtttgtttttattttagtaagcACAATGCTATTCACACCTGTGTGTGAAACAAAACCGAGATGTGAATTGTTTCTACAAAGAAAGATTTCATAGAAGCTGAAAGTCATATTGGATAGGACAagtaattactttttattttttcttttttttttaaaagatgccCTCCACGACACTTTGAAAAAGCCTTCTGTGacccaaaataagaaaaacatgttttctacaATTTTGGCAAGCATCTCGGAGAAAGAATATTACATTTGTCTACCTATCTCAGATGTTCCAAGATTCCCCTGGAAAACCtcataatttacagttttgtagtaaatgcataattttcttAAGCATCTTGGCAGGGTGacgttttttcatgtttgtcattttcttttcatcgcTTTACTTTTTCTGGTGTATATTACAATAAAAGTTCTTTTCATTTACGAGTCAGATTTCACCTCTCTTGCAGGAGATGAAATCAGAGTTGTACTACTTTTGACCTTATTCGCTATGAATATGacaaagctttctttttttacctaaaATTGCTGATCTGAAATTATAACACCAAAAAATCTAAACCTGCTTGTTTCCCACTTTTATTCATTATGCAGTGCCTTACAAAATGATCCATACCTGTTAaacttattcatattttgtcactCTAGAGccagaataattattttattttattgggatttttattttacagtccTATGCAAAGTAACAcacaattgtgaagtagaatttttttttttttaagttgcaaaACTGTGAATCAGATGTGTattctgagtcaatacttttcAGAACCCTTTGGTACTGTAGTCTTTTGGGGTATATCTCcaaaatgtttgcacattttggctaaaatatttacagatttttctttttaaaataatattggcAATGCACAATTAATAGCTGTCCTTCTGACATTAAAACTAGAGTAATCATAGGCCACTTGACTAAAAATCCCAATGTACTGGATACACTAAAATTCATAGTtccaatgtgacaaaatgagaaaaagttaaatggttttaagatattttgaaAGGCATTATATTACTGTATAAATATGGCAATCCATTGCAGTATATAACAATAAACTgaagtgctttaaaaacatgataaaaGGCAAAAATGCTTATGGAGCTGTGGTAGGCTAACACGAAACACTTTGCTGCAtcagttcaaagtgtttctgttctAAATTAACAAACATCAGGGGTTTGCCTTTATACAGCTGTAACTTTCCATCAAGTTTTCATCCCTGATTTTACAATTAGTCCACTGTATGAAATCTCTGATTCTCTAGAGACAAGCACACAAGCATGATAAAATAGATTGATAGATTTTGATCTTCAactaaaagtctgtttttccCTGTGACGTTATCTGCAGCCGcattctgccaccaccatccCCTCATACTTGTGGTTGAAGGTAACCACTCCGTTATCGTGATAAAGGAGGGAGATTGGCTCCAGCTTTGTGGGAACGCAGCAGGCAGCAGATGCTCGTTCGGGGCGCCTGAGGCTCAGCCGAGTCTGCACTATGGCATGCCTGGTGGGAGAAACCTCTGAGGTCATGGGCGGGCTGCACACGCCGTTGCACTTGTACGCTTCATACCCCAAAGGCTGGATAACCCACGAGTCCCAGCCGATGTctttaaaatccacaaaaaggGGCGATCGCCTGCATGACTCAGTGTTGGCGCTGCGGCGGATTCGAGGAGGCGTGTCGTAGATAAGATTGGACCGCACCTCCAGGGCAGACTGGTCATTCAGCTCATCCTGTTCCGGGTGGTCAGCGTTGGGATTTGCACGGTCATGAAGAGATTTCTGGCTCGTTATCACGTTATCAGGAAGGTCATTCTCATGCTTAATCATCTGACTCAGCTCTTGTCTGTCTTCTTTGTGATCTCTGCTCTGGTCATCTGAGAACACAATTATCACTGGATTGTGTTGCCCCTCCACTCTCCTGTCAATATCAACCTGTGACACACTTTTGCCCCTTCCTGTTGCTCCTCTCGTGGCCCCTTCCTCGTCTGCCCCCAGGTTCTCAATGTGAACCTCCAGCCTATGAGTTGCGCACCCTGACTTCTGCCAAAGTGTCACCACATGAGTGAGGTCAAATGACACCCAGCTATTATCTTTGGCATGGATATGCTTTGTCACCAGTTCCTCCAAATCCTTCATCGCCTCCACCTCCACTTTatccctctctctcccttcttTCCCCACCTCTTTTGTCCAAACAACACCATCATGTACCTTGTAGATTGTCACCTTGCATCTGAAGCCGACATGTGGTCTTTGGACCTTCCGCACAAGCAGTCGAAGCTCAGCCATTGTAATTTGTTCATAGTGTGGCATGGAGATATTGAATAGGAGGGGATGTATCCATACTCCAGTGACTCTTATACTTCGGGGGGAAGAATCTGAAATCAAAATACCACAAGAAGTATCTCAATGTTGTCTGTATGGGTTTACCCAAGTAAGCTAGCATTAATTTGTtgaattttcacaaaaagaTGGTTTTGTTGGACATGCTACATGCTATACTTAGAGCACCTTCCTTTGATTTCGGTAACTCAGACTGTTCCATCATATCCAAGACACAATCTCAAACATGATCTTATTTTATCTAATTTACCTAAATACATTTAGATCAATTTGTTGAAAGAAGTTTGTACCTTCATTCTTGAAACTGCGCACAATGTCGGCAGACGGCATTGCAGTGCGGTCATTGGCAAATCGGTTGTAGAGCTCCAGCATGTACTCTGGAAGTGGCTCTTTCTGGGCTGTAAGAGTCCAAGGCTGGGACCTTAGCCTGGTGAGGTTCAGTGTTGACAGAAACTGGCTCAAAAAGTCCTGTGCACTGTGGAGAGGACTGTTGATCACATCCATGCCGACGGATGTCCTGTGGTAAGTCTCTGCAGACTTGATTGGACTGCTGCGGCTCAAGCCAGTTAACGCCGCAATCACAATATTTAGGAACCGAAGGTTTGAGAAAACCAAAGTGGTCATTCTTGAGCAGCTGAAAAGTTTAAATCCAAAGACAGACAAGCatttgatgagaaaatgtggATCTCTTGGAGACTTTCCTTCATTAAAGGACAGCAGGTTGCTGAAAACAGCTTTGCACCGGTTTATCTTGAAGTTTGGTCGTGAGGGCAGGGCAGGGCTGCTCTGCTGACATGTTTGGAGATGTCGCTAAGGCCCTGCTCTGCCCTCCTCTTTCTCACCACACCAGGGACTTATGACCATCCATACACTCATTTGATTCTAACCCCAACTTACAGGCATTTTTGATTAGAATCACTGAGCTGACTTTCAATTCAAACTACGAGCCACCCTAAAACTGCAAATCCTCTGCTTGGATTTAATTAAGAATTTAATTTGGTCTACAAACCATGACACAGTCTCTTATAAACAAACTTGTAAAGCTTGtagagttttgttgtttctctgtaTTTTCCTCCAAAGTGCATTTTGGAAGAAATCTACAAGCACATTTAGATCCCCATAAATTCTAATTTATCCTGCTGCTAATAAAAACTTGAACCCAAATGTGTTGATTTAAGCCTTTAGGCTTGAATATATACATCTAAGCAAGATGGAGCCACAGCAGCATAATGCTACTACTACCATGCTTTATGTTTGGCATAGTTATAAACTTACAATTCTTACAATGACTTCCCCAAATATTCTCCTGgttattaaatacataaatcttTTCTGCATAAATAATGCCTTGTCAATGGGAAAAGAAAGAGCAGATTTTGGAGAGgggactttttttcttcagcacCAGGATTGGTTTCAAAAAAGCAGAACTAGAAAAGCAGCAGTAGTATCGCTGTGGGTATTTGGTGTTTATTCCAAATGAGAtggtttcataaaaataaatggggAACTATTCATATCCATGGTATCAGGTTCTTGCTGCgacttttattatgttttttgttgggggggGGTTATCGCAACATACacaacaggggaaaaaaatctaatttactcAAAAATGACAATGAGAGGGCAACAAAGCGCAACTAAACTGGTAGAAGAACATTAACTGGTCTTGAAATGCAATCAAAGAAGCAACCTCAAGAATGAaatttccattgcaaatgttttgggtAGAGTGTCACTTTATGCTGCGATGGTAAGAGTAAACAGGAGATCTCACAAAGGGGCGATTTATAAACACACAGTAAAGAGGCTGAGATGGGGGTGTTAAAGAATgagaaaggtaaaaaataaaaaaaaataaggtgagattaaacataaaattatttggcTGATAATCTGCTTGGTGTATCATCCTgagttcaaatgttttaaaaaaaatggtaacaTAATTATtagatgttaaatgttttccttatgACCAGAGCAAGCAATTAAGGCAAGACATGACATGTTTAAGGGGATCCTCCTCACTCACAGTTCAAAATGGATCGAGCAGATGACTTAGAGCCAGTTTCTAAATGTGACTGATGAGTGTCTAACTTCTGGAAAAATACTTACTCTATAAAACACTtgtattaatttgtttgtttatgggTATTTTCAGAGgtaaaatctttgatttttgcACATATGTATGAGTtgaaaaacaggacaaatacaaaacttaaatttatgcacatttattgaCTTGCATTCACGAATTTAGATGTCTAcgcatgcatttttaattgacagTAGTCTTACCTTATACAWAAAGCCttgtgtttccatagcaactaaAGCAAACAAGAACCTGTCACAGGTTGTTTGACATCATCATGTTATCCATGTTCTCATCAATGATGTCATAAAGGttcaaaagattattattatcatttggAATACAAGAATTCTCAGTTTGCTTTTCAACTTCGTTGGAGGTACAACACTTTTACATCACGAACGGCGAGTTTAGAAAGGAtttcaatttcagaaaaaatgtttctgactaTTGGTTGGGGCCTTGGTTATCTGGCCACCAAGGGTCTTGAAAAATTGCTTGGAGAGAATATtggacaagaagaagaagatgatgacaCCAACACATCTGATGAGAGTTTTGAGAATGGCATTGACAAAAAATCCGAAGAGTACAAGAGGTGGAAATACTTTGGTTTTGAGGAACTTATTCCTCAAGAACCTGAGGAAGAGCCTGTTTCTGAAGAGGAAAGYAGCGTGAACGCTACCTCAGAAGTTGYCAGGACCACTTCAGGGGTCTTGACTGATTTGACAGTAAAGACTCCTGAAGATACTGTTTCTTTGAATAGCGACAGTTTTTTTGATCATGTTTTGGAGCTCCTCTGGGAAACTGACTCTGGGGACACAGACACAGATGATAGTGGAAGTGTCRATGTTTCMCTGGAACAAATGGACCTGGACCAGGCTGTTGATGCGAGCTGTGACAGCAAAGAAAATTATGCAGATAATTTTTCTGGCATGGAAGCTGAAGAAATGGATGTTTCCAAGAAGAAAGTCCATTTTGAAAACTCACATGCTGAGAATGTTGTGGAACATTTGGAAGTCTTTTCTGAGagttttcttccaaaaatatGGTCTTCTGAAGAAGAATATGCAGAAGACGACATTGAGTTCTCAGAGAATTTTGACAGGAGGGATTTTTCCAGTCAGTCTCTGAGCACAACTCCTCCGacaaatttgtcacattttgataAAGTTTCTGTGTGTTCTACTTCAGTAGAAACTCTTTtggaaaaaagttcaaaacttGACGTTCAAACTGGGCCACAACATTTTGACGGCATTGATGCGAAAGAAATGGATATTTCTTTTATGGAAGGTCATTCTGACAGCGGAAATGCCAGAAAAGGGAGGTTGCAAGTTTCCAAGTGGTTTCGCCAGATAGGGACTAGGTTGGCTAAACTCCGACCAAGGAGAAAGAGCTAACTATTCTCTTTCAAGGCGAAGAAAATTTTGAGGAGCTTATTAATGACCTGATTTCACCTCTGGAAGAACTTCAAACACAGTTTGGAGGAGGTGGATGGAACATGACCTGCACAGAGTCGTTCCCCAACTCCATTGTCAATGCGGCTTATTGGAGTTGTGGCCACAAGGTTTCCAGTGCCTGTTTTGGTGTGCTTCAAGGGTGGACTATGACACCCTGGAAGCAGCTTAGGGGTACTGGCAGTCAAAGTGTCATGCAGCTCGGGTGGTCGCTAAGGCAAAATCTTGAGTGTGGGAGAAGTTCACAGAGGCCATGGAGAACCTTGGATCAGGCAGAGTARTTYRAAGACCTYTTCAATCCCACCATCACATCTTCCACTGAGGAAACGAAACATGGGGAGTTTGGATCAGGCTTTGCTGAGTTGACCATGGTGAGAGGCGCAGAGAAGGAGTGGGCATCCTTTTTGCCTTCCATCTTGATGCCTGTATGTTGGAATTTACTCCAGTGAAGAGGGTAGCTTCCTTCCACCTACTTGTAGGGGGatgggttctgactgttgtctttACTTATGTGACAAGCAGCAGTTCAGATTGGCCAccttttttgaagtttttggAGGGGTGCTGGAGAGTGTCCCTCCTAGAGACTTCTTTGTTCTGTTGGGGGATTTCAATGCTCACATGGGCAATTACAGTAAGACCTGGAAGCTTGTGGTTGAGAGGATTGGCCACCCTGATCTAAACCTGAGTAGTGTACTGTtattggacttctgtgctcatcaTGGACTGTCCATAATGTACACCTTGTTCAAgaataagggtgtccatatgtgcttGTAGCACCAGGACACCCTGCATGTCTTGGACTCTTGGGTGAAGACAGGGgcagagctgtccactgacTTTGATGATGGGGAAGGATGGCAGTCCGACCAGAAAAGCCCAAAAGTGTTGTGAGGATCCTGGCAGAGTCACCTGTGAAACAGAGTTTCAAATTTCACCTCTGGAAGAAGTTCAGACACATTTcggagaaaatggatggaacaTGGCCCGCACAGAGTCATTCCCCAACTCCATTGTCAATGCAGCTTATTGGAGTTATGGCGACAAGGTTTCAGGTGCCTGTTTTGGGGACAACCCTAGAATCAGCTAATGGGCACCAGAAGGGACAGATGCTGTCAACCCAAAGATGGAGACCTATCTGAACATTTTGGCCTGGGACACCCTGGAAGCAGTTTGTGGGTACTGGCAGGCCAAATGGCATGCAGCTCGGGTGGTCGCTAAGGCAAAATCTTGGGTGTGGGAGAAGTACATAGAAGCCATCGAGAACTTTGGATTGGGCAGAGTagttcgaagacctcctcagtCCCACCATCACATCTTCCACTGAGAAAAGGAAACTTGGGGACTTTGGATCAGGTTCTGCTAAGATGACTATGGTGAGAGGCGCAGAGAAGGAGTGTGCATCCTTTTTGCCTCCCGACTTGGTGCCTCTATGTTGGGATTCACTCCAGTGAAGAGGGTAGCTTCCTTCCACTTACTTGtagggggacgggttctgactgttgtctttACTTATGTGATAAGTAGCAGTTCAGATTGGCCACCTTTTTGGAAGTTGTTGGAGGGGTGCTGGAGAATGTCCCTCCTAGAGACTTCTTCGTTCTGCTGGGGGATTTCAATGCTCACATGGGCAATTACAGTGAGACCTGTAGGCTTGTGGTTGAGAGGATCGGCCACCCTGATCTAAACCTGAGTAGTGTACTGTTATGggacttctgtgctcatcaTGGATTGTCCATAATGTACACcttgttcaagcataagggtgtccatatgtgctgGTAGCACCAGGACACCATTTCTATGGTagactttgttgttttcccATCTAATCTGTGGCTGCATGTCTTGGACTGTTGGGTGAAGACAGGGGAAGAGCTGTCCACTGAACGAATRGTCAGTGGAGTGACCGAATGGTCAGTGGATAGCTCTGCCCATGTCTTCACCCAACAGTCCAAGACATGCAGCCACAGATTagacaggaaaacaacaaagtctACCATAGAAATGTGGCCAGGGTGTCCTGGTGCTACAAGACATATGGatacccttatgcttgaacaagGTGTACATTATGGACTATACATAATGAGTACAGAAGTCCAATAACAGTACACTACTCAGGTTTAGATCAGGGTGGCCGATCCTCTCAACCACAAGCCTCCAGGACTCACTCTAATTGCCCATGTGAGCACTGAAATCCCCCAACAGAACAAAGAAGTCTCTAGGAGGGACATTCTCCAGCACCCCTCCAACAACTTCCAAAAAGGTGGCCAATCTGAACTGCTGCTTGTCACATAAgtacagacaacagtcagaacccgttcCACTACAAGAAGAGTGGAAGGAAGCTACCCCCTTCACCGGAGTTGTTCCCAACATACAGGCACCAAGATGGGAGGCAAAAACGATGCCCACTCCTTCTCTGCGCCTCTCACCATGGTCAACTCAGCAGAGCCTGATCCAAAGTCCCCAGGTTTCGCTTCCTCAGTGGAAGATGTGAttgtgggattgaggaggtcttcgaactACTCTGCCCGATCCAAGGTTCTCCATGGCCTCTGTGAACCTCTTCCACACCCAAGTTTTTGCCTTAGCGACCACCCGGGTactcagattacccaccctttttggagtccttggagggggtactggagggttctgtggtgttctgttgttggacttctgtgctcatcaTGGATTGTCCTTAacaaacaccatgttcaggtataagggtgtccatatgtgcacttgtcaccaggacaccctaggccacAGTTCGGTGATCAACTTTGTCATCATTTCATCGGATCTGTgaccgtatgtcttggacacttgGGTGAAGAGAGGGGCAGAGCtatccactgaccactacctggtagtgagttggctccggtggtgggggaggatgATGGTCGTGTTGTGAGGGTCTGTTGGGAACATTTGGCAAAGTCTCAGAGATAATAGGTACACCCTTTTGTCAAATTTGACAGGTGGGCGTGGCTTCTGGTGGGAGAGGGGCTCAGTGGGGAGTCCAGAAGTGGGGCAGGGGCTCAGTGGGGGCGGGGGCGCCGGAAGTGTGGGAGGGCTTCAGTGGGGGCTCCGGAAGTGAGGAAGGGTCTCAGTAGGGGGTCCGGAAGTGAGGGAGGGTCTCAGTAGGGGCTCCGCAAGTGAGGGAGGGTCTCAGTAGGGGCTCCGGAAGTGAGGGTGGAGCTCAGTGGGGGGACCGGAAGAGGGGGTGGAGAACTCTAGGGGTTTGGAAGGGGGGTGTCAGGGGAAGTGCACGGGAAAGGGTGAGTGGGGGTGAAAATGTTAATGATTTTAACACCTCTGATCCACAACAGGTGTACCTTTTGATGTCATGAGATACAGGGGATGTCAGTGACTTATTGTAATTCTTTATCACTACCCAGTCCTGTTCTTGGTGAGTCTGAAAGACACCCCATACTGTTCTTTAGTGGTCCAGATTACATGTCTCCTTAGCTCTgattgctgtgtgtgtgagtctgtgCGTGTGGAGGATGTGTGCGCACATTTGACCGCTTGTGAGGgaattaaagtacaacacaattaaagtatgaaaaataaaacaataagtgaTAATCGGAATCAAGAATAATATACTGTTTGTCACCTTTCCCAGAAAAGTTTAGATTTAGAATCTTGTAATTACCTAAGGTTTTGCTCATCAAACCATTTGGGCGTGTGTGCatgtagagggaaaaaaaaaaaactgtctacTATTCAGTACTTAAAACGTGTTGAGATTTCGTACATCCGTTCCGAAAACTCGCTTAAATTTTAAACcctaacagattttttttctgtaacacttgctagtgtgatacatttcagtaaatgttcCTCRTTTGTACATGTAATTCTTAAGAATATGTGACTCATAGTAAACAGGCCTA of the Poecilia reticulata strain Guanapo linkage group LG12, Guppy_female_1.0+MT, whole genome shotgun sequence genome contains:
- the LOC103473776 gene encoding bone morphogenetic protein 10-like, with product MTTLVFSNLRFLNIVIAALTGLSRSSPIKSAETYHRTSVGMDVINSPLHSAQDFLSQFLSTLNLTRLRSQPWTLTAQKEPLPEYMLELYNRFANDRTAMPSADIVRSFKNEDSSPRSIRVTGVWIHPLLFNISMPHYEQITMAELRLLVRKVQRPHVGFRCKVTIYKVHDGVVWTKEVGKEGRERDKVEVEAMKDLEELVTKHIHAKDNSWVSFDLTHVVTLWQKSGCATHRLEVHIENLGADEEGATRGATGRGKSVSQVDIDRRVEGQHNPVIIVFSDDQSRDHKEDRQELSQMIKHENDLPDNVITSQKSLHDRANPNADHPEQDELNDQSALEVRSNLIYDTPPRIRRSANTESCRRSPLFVDFKDIGWDSWVIQPLGYEAYKCNGVCSPPMTSEVSPTRHAIVQTRLSLRRPERASAACCVPTKLEPISLLYHDNGVVTFNHKYEGMVVAECGCR